The Poseidonibacter lekithochrous region ACTAAAACAAAATCATCAGCAGAGATATTATCTATATCTTCTTTACTCTGAGCTCTTAATACTTTTATATATCGAACATCTAAAGAGTTAAAATCTGTATAGTTATCATCATCAATAATTTGAGCTAATTGCATTTTTGCATTATTACAGGCTTGTTTGATAAATGAATTATCTTCATTTACAAACAGACCAACTGTCATTACAAAAGGAGGTAGTTTCTCTACAATTTTTCTAGCAGCGAAAGGTTCTATAAATCTAGGTGACTTAGGATAAAAAACAAATCCTAAAGCATCTGCACCTGCATTTATAGCATCTTGTGCATCTTCTAAATTAGTAATACCACAAATTTTTACTTTCATATTAAACCTGTAAACTCTTTATAGCTTCACCATAATTATCATTTCCAAATACAAATGATCCAGCAACAACTACATCAACTCCTGCATCTTTAAGTTCATGGATGTTTTTATCATTAACACCTCCATCAACTTCGATAAGACAGGCTGGGTTTCTTTTATTAATCAATTCTTTTAATTGTTTTGCTTTTTCTACTACTGATGGAATAAACTTTTGTCCACCAAATCCAGGATTAACTGACATTAATAAAACCATATCTAAATCTTCAAGTAAATACTCAATAGTTGAAGGATTTGCATGAGGGTTTAATACTACTGCTGGTTTAATTCCATATGATCTAATCTTTTGAATTAATCTATGTGGGTGTTTTTCACTTTCCATATGAAATGAAATATATTCAGGTTTTAAAGGAGCAAAAAGTTCTACAAAAAATGAATTATTTTCTACCATTAAGTGAACATCTAAGGGTTTAGTTGCAGCTTTTGCAACTGGACTTACAACAACAGGACCAATAGTCATATTTGGTACAAAATGACCATCCATTACATCTACGTGAATTAAATCACATCCGCCATCACAAATAGCTTTAATTTCCTCATCTAGTTTTCCAAAATCTGCTGATAATATCGAAGGAGCTACAAGCATATAATAACCTTTTTAATTTATAATTTTTCGCGATTATATCATTATCTCACTTTTATTAAGTATAGAGTTCTTTACTTTAAAAAAAATT contains the following coding sequences:
- a CDS encoding phosphoribosylanthranilate isomerase translates to MKVKICGITNLEDAQDAINAGADALGFVFYPKSPRFIEPFAARKIVEKLPPFVMTVGLFVNEDNSFIKQACNNAKMQLAQIIDDDNYTDFNSLDVRYIKVLRAQSKEDIDNISADDFVLVDAFVESFGGEGKRVALEWFDKKDNTNIILAGGLNENNLQELKGFKFYGLDVSSGVEASKGKKDKQKMINFINAANEI
- the rpe gene encoding ribulose-phosphate 3-epimerase codes for the protein MLVAPSILSADFGKLDEEIKAICDGGCDLIHVDVMDGHFVPNMTIGPVVVSPVAKAATKPLDVHLMVENNSFFVELFAPLKPEYISFHMESEKHPHRLIQKIRSYGIKPAVVLNPHANPSTIEYLLEDLDMVLLMSVNPGFGGQKFIPSVVEKAKQLKELINKRNPACLIEVDGGVNDKNIHELKDAGVDVVVAGSFVFGNDNYGEAIKSLQV